CGGAGCTTGGTGGTGGGGTTCAGGTCCTGGATGGCCTTGCGGGGCTCCCCCAGCTCAATGAAGCAGGCAGCGCGCAGCTCCCTCGCATCCGGGTCCCAGGGAGACAGCTGGGtggggtgtagagagagagagaaggggccGTTATATAGAGGGACAGGACAGTTCTATAGAGGGACAGGGGGACGCAGAGAGTCAGGGACAGTCATGTAAATATATAGGGACAGGGAGAGTTACACAGACGTATATACAGGGACGGATATACTGGGAGGTATCAGTCACACACTCGGAGTAACACACACCCCTCCTACCTCTCTCCATGACAGTGCCCTGGTCGTCAgtcagtctgtctctctgtctgtctgtctcacacaCACTCGTACCTCGATCACTCTCTCCATGACAGTGACAGTGCCCTGgtagtctctctgtctgtctgtctgtctgtctgtctgtctcacacaCACTCGTACCTCGATCACTCTCTCCATGACAGTGACAGTGCCCTGgtagtctctctgtctgtctgtctgtctgtctcacacaCTCGTACCTCGATCACTCTCTCCATGACAGTGACAGTGCCCTGgtagtctctctgtctgtctgtctgtctgtctcacacaCACTCGTACCTCGATCACTCTCTCCATGACAGTGACTGTGCCCTGgtagtctctctgtctgtctgtctcacacaCACTCGTACCTCGATCACTCTCTCCATGACAGCGACAGTGCCCTGGTAGTCTCTCTGTCTGTAGGCTGCCTGTGCATCTTCACTCAGCCGCTCCAGCTCTCCCGTCAGCGCCAGCTGGGACCGCGCCTCCTCGTTGCCAGGGTTACCgaggagctgggggggggggggggggtcacgaGACAGGATCAGATTACTAACAACTACAGGTACTGCAACAGGgctggaaatgagactcccgtcacgcagcagtgtgatccagtcctgttttcactaggagtttaataatcagacacacctgagcttgttacctagacacactgggggctgatcaagctggtagtaaaacctggactgggtgacactgctgtgcaacaggagtcttatttcatatttttgtccgttttaataaaaactgtttcaaatcgtgaaatattttaaaatactgatttaTAAACCACAGAATaagctgcttttttgttttacaaaataaatacagccctCTATATCATGCAAAGTGTCATACTCAGCTCCTGGGGGGCTCGCAATGTCTTCTGGCTTTCACTGAccccctgacccccccccccccacgagcTTGCAATTAACTAATTGGTCTAATTCCACGGCCCTCCCTCCAAGATTGGAGTGTGACACCACTGCTGTAAAAGGATCGTGGTAAACGGACCCCCCCATCCCATCCCCCCCTCTCACCACAGCTTCGAAGTCCTCCCTGGCCTCCTGTGCGCTGCCCTGTTTCAGCAGGATGTTTCCCCTCTGCAGCCTGGCCTGGAGGAACAGGAAGGGAAAGGGGAGAGCgatcacacacgcacgcacgcacgcacacacgacAGCAGGGGACCCCAAACCCGGTCCGGGGGGTACCCCCCCTGTGGTCTGCCGGCtttccattccaactgagctctcaattaattAACTggacccttaactgaactgatcctgtgcttaattagaccctttttaaaattgttttcagctcttaaaacagttgcagggttcaaagttacttataaaatgttacggctaatttgaaatctgcagctgtttaagagcggaaaacaactaaaaaaaggtctaattaagatAATAATCAGTTCAATGAAGGTTCTAGTTCAGTAACTGGGACCTCCGTTGGAATATAAACCAGCAGAAacagcagggggcgctgctctACAGCTTCCACACAGAGATGCACAATTTGCATCTCCACAGAAACACTGCACTGCCCCCTGCAGGTTAATACAGCAATAAacgcattattttattttttaatatataatcgctgcatggtatttttgtagtttctCCTGTCCCCATGCTTTCCTGGTTGTTATATACCAGGCATtcaatactttacaatgcttccctgtgctttaccatgctgtcactgtgctgtattacactatGCTgtatgataaagcacagtgaaagcatagggaagcattgtaaagcacagagaggtgtggtaaagcatagggaagcattgtaaagcacagagaggtctggtaaagcatagggaagcattgtaaagcacagagaggtctggtaaagcatagggaagcattgtaaagcacagagaggtgtggtaaagcatagggaagcattgtaaagcacagagaggtctggtaaagcatagggaagcattgtaaagcacagagaggtgtggtaaagcatagggaagcattgtaaagcacagagaggtctggtaaagcatagggaagcattgtaaagcacagagaggtgtggtaaagcatagggaagcattgtaaagcacagagaggtctggtaaagcacagggaagcattgtaaagcacagagaggtctggtaaagcacagggaagcattgtaaagcacagagaggtctggtaaagcatagggaagcattgtaaagcacagagaggtctggtaaagcatagggaagcattgtaaagcacagaggtaaaAAACGACCAGCATACTCACTGCCAGAAAGTCTGGTTTTAATTGGATGGCCCTGGTGAGGTCAGGGAGGGCGGATTTGGACTTGCCCAGCGCGAGGAACACAGCGGCGCGCTTGTAATAGGTCAGGTAGTTCTTCGAATCTCCTTCTGCAAGTTCAACACAGAAACAGCACGCAGATCAGAGAGGCTTCGCAGGTCCAGCGGTGAAAGAAAagggggctcgataccaggaggttcaaatcccggctcagccactgactccctgtgtgtgagtgtgtgtgtgtgtgtgtgtgtgtgtgtgcgtgtgtgaccctgagcgcgtcgcttcacctccttgtgctccgtccttcggatgagacgtcaaacaaacgagctcctattggaagtgactctgcagcagcagcagcagcagcagttgatgatgcagagttcaccccccctagtctctgtgagtcgctttggataaaagcgtgtgctgaatgactaaataataataataataataataataataagcattacaagggatattattattatttattacagatCAGACAAATTCTCATTGAGATTTAACCCCTTGAGGGACAAAAgggttaaaagtgtgtgtgtaattttattattattattattattattattattattattattattaatttcttagcagacttacagtcgtaaacgaaaaatacatttcaagaatcacagtacaagtattaatacaattaagagcaagataaatacaatgacttgggTTCCAGTAATTGCAGACACACTTACCCACGGCGGAGTGATAGTGAGACAGGGCCTCGGCCAGCTGCCCCGCAGCCAGGAgcttccgtcccatctccaagtGCTGCTCGATCTCAGCATGGCTGGCACCCAGCagccctgcaaacacacacacccgTCAGCAGGGGGCAGcgagctcttcagcaacgtcagGTCCGTATTGAACACACAAGGATTACTTCAGAGATTGTAAGTTCCTCCAccaaaaaaaagtattcctgtacacttgtgttgtagtgtgtgtttgggcgtgtcacgtgagctgttcaatCAAAACATCACCttgtcattctaaaatacctcAAATAATATCTCTCACCAGTAGCTCTCTAACCCATAAAACTCCCCCCATTTtgggttctctgttggttgacAGGACAGATGAACAAACGACCTcgcttttgatttattttttattttttttaaaacctgtcccccccttcccctcctcctcccctgtccccccttccccttccccttccccttcccctcctcccccttcccctgtcccctcctccccccctcctccccctccattCCCCTGTCCCCTCCTCCTTCCCCTGTCCCCTCCTCCCCCTTCCCCTGTCCCCTCCTCCCCctgtcccctcctccccccttcccctgtcccctcctccccctgtcccctcctccccccttccCCTGTCCCCTCCTCTTCCCCTGTCCCCTCCTCCCCCTTCCCCTGTCCCCTCCTCCCCctgtcccctcctccccccttcccctgtcccctcctccccctgtcccctcctccccccttccCCTGTCCCCTCCTCTTCCCCTGTCCCCTCCTCCCCCTTCCCCTGTCCCCTCCTCCCCCTGTCCCCTCCTCCCCCcgtcccctcctcctccccttcccccttcccctcctccccccttcccccgtcccctcctccccccttcccccgtcccctcctcctccccttcccccttcccccttcccctcctccccccttcccccgtcccctcctcccccccttccccccttcccccgtcccctcctccccccgtcccctcctcccccccttcCCCTGTCCCCTCCTGCCCCTGTCCCCTGCTCCCCCGAATGCAGTCTGCATTCAAAAGTGTGAACGACGCAGCTGCGCAGTCAAAAGCGCTGCGTCACGATGCGTCCTTCGCTTCGTACAGCAAACGGTGAAGCTGCGCAGCTTCGACCCGTCTGCGTGTGACGCGCCTCGCATTCACCTGCGACAGAAGTTATTAAACTTCGTTTCCTGGGTGTGTAATTTACCGAGGActtcctggtgtgtgtgtgtgtacactttaaaaaaaataataatacagaaataaaataagtgAGCTAgtgagatttattttttcctgaaaaaATAACGCATAACGCAGACAGGTTTTCAATTCTATCACAGCTGGGCCGGCCaggtttattttgatttatttgttgaCCTCTCCCGTCTTTAAACGGGtccaaattaacaaataaatgagTCTTACTGGCACCGAAGAGGGCAGATTCAGCTGCTGTCAGTAACGGCCCAAAACAAATTCTTAATATAAAACCACCCgtttcactttctctaaaacaTCAAGTCAATAAAATTCAAATGTTTCTTCAGCCCGGACGGTGTTTCACTGCCTGCAGTTAGTGCCAGCAGATTTAAAAACCCGTTTTATAAACACACTCCGGGGATAAACTTGAAGAAACCGGTGAGAATTCGATCGTTTTAatggttttatgtttgttttttaatcagttttattaaaaaaaaaacattaaagtatTCACTGGAACCGGGTACAAATCTGCCAAGGATCCGGTTCCAGCGAATACTTTCAcggtttttaataaaactgattaaaaaaaacaaacataaaaccatTAAAACGATCGAATACtttgtcaaataaaacaaactataactgtCACACTTGattgtatatttgtgttttgCTGTCCTTGTTTTGGACTGTGTGAGGAGTTCAGCTGAacttattttggttttttttttttgcgccgACGTGGACCTAGTGCTCgtttacatgtatttaataaaatcgAAGTTATCTCGTTTTAAGAGGAGATATATTAAACAATTCAATATAAATCACTTACCGTCTAACTGCAGGTCCAGTATAACGCAGAGCAGCGAGAGAGAGGACACGATCCCGCTCAGCCCTCTCCTCCGGCCCGCCTCCATCTTCTGCGCACGACTCACAAACACAACggtaaataattattaatattaatactaataataataataataataataaatgttcctTGTCGAGACTCTCAAGTACTGGTATTCTGAAAGGTCCAACCTGCTAAATCCGCCGGCACGCTCGCTTGTGCTTCCGCCTCAAAGGTTCCGACTCTGCTAAACAAATCGGTATATAGacgtgtgattattatttatttatttatttatttattttatttttcccacAACTGAAGTAACCCTCGAGTGTCGCCGTCCCTATTTAAGCTTCTCTTCTTGCGACGCAAAGACTCGCAACGAAACTCCGTTTCTGGAGTTCAGAAAAACACGGGCGCCCGGTATCCACGGGCGTGGGAGCTTCTGATTGGACGCCGCTGAAGTTTACGGGGCTCGCTGTTTTAAAGGGATACAGTGCAAATTTGGTACGGCAGCTGGAAATAAATTGGGGGTATTGCTGTCTAGTGATGATATGATCACTTAAAATGAATGTGTCTGGCGTGTCTGATCCCACAGGAACTCGCTGAATCCTTTTCAAAAGTCTGTCATTTCAGCACAGCAAGGAcacgtcactggatcctcagctgatgcgccatccttgcactattgcactgctaacactGTAGAGataactcgctgtgatcctaacctggtgcatcctagttcatattgtattctagtagtgttattattatacagagcatcctagttcatattggattctagtagtgttattatacacagcatcctagttcatattgtattctagtagtgttattattatacagagcatcctagttcatattggattctagtagtgttattattatacacagcatcctagttcatattgtattctagtagtgttattattatacatagcatcctagttcatattggattctagtagtgttattattatacagagcatcctagttcatattggattctagtaatgttattattatacacagcatcctagttcatattggattctagtagtgttattatttgcactggctgtaaactacactgtgtttcaatatgaagcttgcattgtaaccctgcgctgccctgtaacacctgcgtGAGTCTCCTgggataaaggggtctgctaaataaataataataataataataataataataataataataataataataataataataataccacacacATGCACCACTAACACAGTGAAAAAGTTTAATGATATAACATCAGACTTgtgtgattatacagaacagaGTGATTGGAGAcacaaacagacatgttaaaGCATTTGCCAGTTAACAGCACACtgggaaaaaaaacagcatctcTCATAGAAAAGGGTGCAATCTGGGaaaattaaatattataattaaatgcaatttctttctcctctcttttTCAATGTTACCTTTCTAGCAATTTTAACAATAtatacaatgctcccctatgctttaccacacctctctgtgctttacaatgcttccctatgctttaccacacctctctgtgctttacaatgcttccctgtgctttaccacacctctctgtactttacaatgcttccctatgctttaccagacctctctgtgctttacaatgcttccctatgctttaccagacctctctgtgctttacaatgcttccctatgctttaccacacctctctgtgctttacaatgcttccctatgctttaccagacctctctgtgctttacaatgcttccctatgctttaccacacctctctgtgctttacaatgcttccctatgctttaccacacctctctgtgctttacaatgcttccctatgctttaccatgctttctctgtgcaatgcttttactgtggggaacttttataaggctaAGCACCGTGATTTAAATTCTATTCTAGAGAGACGGCCTTAATCTTAAATAACAATTTCAAAACAAAACGTGCTCCTTGATTCTTTCATTTCTGCACTGCTTAAAAACATATCGCGTAACacaaaaccacacaaaaaaaaaaaacacttcagatgCGTTTCACCAGGTTGGAGACCTCGAGATAACACATGCaggtgcacaacaggtaagagtCATGGAGTTATTGGGTCAGGCTGAGCCGTGCCAGCAGGAGAGGGGTCAGAGCTGGAGGAGAGCTCAGTGACTGAGCGCAGAGCtggggaggggcggggggaggatggggggcgggggggtagGGGGCCGCTCTCCTCAGGGTCTCACACGTAGGCGTTTCTCCCGTAGTTGGTCCCTCCCGCCTCAGAGGGGTATTTCCCGGTCCGGGATGCCTGTGTAGCAGACATGATCGTTCCTCTCGGAGCGAGGTAATACGCACTGCAACACACAGGGGAGAAATAATGAGAGAGAGAAGAAACGAAAGAAAGAGCAGAGGAAGAAGAGAAAGAACGTGATGGAAAAAGGAATGGAAAAAAGAATGAAAGGAATGAAGGATGTGAGGGACAGAGagacaaagagacagacaaagagacagcgagacagagagacagacagagacagagagacacagacacgcaaacagacagacacacacacacaccgacagacacacagacagacacacacacagacagacagacagacagacacatacacagacagacagatgcagacacagagagacacacagacgcacacgcGGCACTGTGACTCACGACTGCTTGTCGGCAGTTCCCTGTTTGCAGGAGCAGCACAGACAGCACCCCCCGATCAGAGCCATGGTGCCAGCACACCACCCGATATAGAGTGCAGGTCCGATCTCATACCTACCACACAGAGACACGGGTCAGAACCCAGCAGCCAGCCCCCTCCCGAACCccaacccaaaccccaaccccaacccaaactCCAACCCCAAACCAAACCccaacccaaaccccaactccaacccaaccccaccccacccaacccaacccaaccccaaccccaacctcaaccccaaccccaacctcaaccccaaccccaaccccaacccaaaccccaacctcaaccccaaccccaaccccaacccaaccccaacccaacccaaccccaacaccaactacaaccccaaccccaacctcaaccccaaccccaacccaaccccaaccccaacctcaaccccaacctcaaccccaaccccaacctcaaccccaacctcaaccccaaccccaacccaaccccaacccaaccccaaccccaacccaaaccccaaccccaacccaaccccaacctcaaccccaaccccaaccccaaccccaaccccaacccaaccccaaccccaaccccaaccccaacccaaccccaacaccaactacaaccccaaccccaacctcaaccccaaccccaaccccaaccccaaccccaacccaaacccCATCCCCAACTCTCTTCTTGTCTTTATATCTATAGGGACATATGAAAGACTAGCAaacaaatgcatgatagcctcacATGATGCtacctccccctcccctcccctccccatataaagcaatctCACTACGTTTTTAAAGCTCGTAACACACCGAGAGGGAAACTCGCCTCCTTAATCTAAGAGCTATGTCTCTGTAGCTGTTGAGTTGTTTTTTTGAGCCAGGTAGCATCACTTACTTTGTTCCGGGATATAAAGGGTCGAAAAATTCCCTGGTGATGTTAAAGGCGTACCAGGAGATGGCGACCATTGCGCACAGACCTTCAAACGAGAAAGTAaaatttaaactaaattaaaaaaaaaatgtaatagggGCCAAGTGAAGCTACCGTGACAATATAGTTAAGGAGCAAATAACAgcttttaaatgacaaaaatgacaaagtaaacccggtacttaatgggttaaactaCAATGCATTTAGATTCAAAACCCGCACGCACCTTCCACAAGGTAGCAGACCCCGCCCACTCCCGCGACCCTTCCTTTGAAGACGTAGTTGTCCCCGCCCACTTTGGTGCATTTCAGCCCCACCATGGCCGCCACGTTACCCAGCGTCCCGGCGACCAGCGCCGTGATCATCAACGCGCGGCTCGCCTGCAAGTAACCTGCGGGAAAAAAACACGCACACCGCGGCAATGATGCGCGATTCAAACCGCAGCGCACCCGCCGCAGCAACGGCGCGGATCACCCTTACAGAAAACGGGCAGCAGtaaaataatgtatgtatgtatgtaaaataatgtgatatcttgtaacaattgtaagtcgccctggataagggcgtctgctaagaaataaataataataataataataataattcacagtgCCTGgggaataataagaataataataataataataataataataataataataataataataataataataataatactcttttaATAGCCCGTGAGGTAACTCTTTGTATATAGAGACCAATCTATGAATTCTTAACGGGCCGTTCATTGCACAACACTGACCGTTTATACCAGTGGGTtttaattgaaatgataattgGCTTAATTAGACATGTTTatcttgttttcagctcttaaaccgtTTGCAGACTTCAAGTTAGCCGTAACATTTTATCAGTGACTTGAACTCTTTAGGTAGCcgaatacaagtaaaaaaaaaatctaattaagcaaattaccaGCTCAATacagggtctagttcagtaatttgagagctcagttggaatataaaccagcagacacagcaggGGGGGTCCCCCGGACCAGGATTGGGGGACCCCTGCTCTATTAAGTACCCACAACGTCActtaagaggctgtgtggtccagtggttaaagcaaagggcttgtaaccgggaggtccccggttcaaatcccatctcagccactgactcattgtgtgaccctgagcaagtcacttcacctccttgtgctccgtctttcgggtgagacgtagttgtaagtgactctgcagctgatgcatagttcacacacccgagtctctgtaagtcgccttggataaagacgtctgataaataaactaataataataaactttgagGAGCTTTGTTTCAGGAGACCAGGTTTCAGGTCGCTCACCAGACAGGGAGTCGTGGGacggtttgatacagcaaacctcaaactaggggTCTCCTGCAGGTTTCAAACTGGGAAAATACAATTCCCTCAGATTTCCATACGCTGCTAGATTGGTATTATGATCTTACCGGACAAGGCGAGCAGC
This DNA window, taken from Acipenser ruthenus unplaced genomic scaffold, fAciRut3.2 maternal haplotype, whole genome shotgun sequence, encodes the following:
- the cldn15a gene encoding claudin-15a is translated as MDSAVEVVAFILGFIAWIMLGVCIPYGYWKVSTVDGSVITTSTIYENLWMSCASDATGLHNCREFPSLLALSGYLQASRALMITALVAGTLGNVAAMVGLKCTKVGGDNYVFKGRVAGVGGVCYLVEGLCAMVAISWYAFNITREFFDPLYPGTKYEIGPALYIGWCAGTMALIGGCCLCCSCKQGTADKQSAYYLAPRGTIMSATQASRTGKYPSEAGGTNYGRNAYV